The Micromonospora sp. WMMD961 genome has a segment encoding these proteins:
- the thyX gene encoding FAD-dependent thymidylate synthase, translating into MTDAVTYRSDVTVRLDDWMGDDAKVIRMAKASIKRTGGDMDSAAREGFINFLARERHGVPFEHAYGTFYIEAPLRVLRQMAKHRHTSISEWSGRYSVLEPVFFLADRDRHLVQAGKPGAYRFQPGSADQWLTYVWQTTAASEYAWRSYQAMLNAGIARELARDVLGVGIYTSAYVTLNARAMMHFLSLRTSGRDYATLTSHPQAEIELVADGIEAHLAAKLPAVHAAFEKYGRVAP; encoded by the coding sequence GTGACCGACGCAGTGACTTACCGGTCGGACGTGACGGTCCGGCTCGACGACTGGATGGGCGACGACGCCAAGGTGATCCGCATGGCCAAGGCCAGCATCAAGCGGACCGGCGGCGACATGGACTCAGCGGCCCGCGAGGGCTTCATCAACTTCCTGGCCCGCGAGCGCCACGGAGTGCCGTTCGAGCACGCTTACGGCACCTTCTACATCGAGGCCCCGCTCCGGGTCCTGCGGCAGATGGCCAAGCACCGGCACACCTCGATCAGCGAGTGGTCCGGGCGGTACTCCGTGCTGGAGCCGGTTTTCTTCCTGGCCGACCGGGACCGGCACCTGGTGCAGGCGGGCAAGCCGGGCGCGTACCGGTTCCAGCCGGGCAGCGCCGACCAGTGGTTGACGTACGTCTGGCAGACCACCGCCGCGAGCGAGTACGCCTGGCGGAGCTACCAGGCCATGCTGAACGCCGGCATCGCCCGGGAGTTGGCCCGTGACGTGCTCGGGGTGGGCATCTACACCTCGGCATACGTCACGCTCAACGCGCGGGCCATGATGCACTTCCTCAGCCTCCGCACCAGCGGCCGGGACTACGCGACGCTGACCAGCCACCCGCAGGCGGAGATCGAGCTAGTGGCGGACGGCATCGAGGCGCACCTCGCCGCGAAGCTGCCGGCCGTACACGCCGCCTTCGAGAAGTACGGGCGGGTGGCCCCGTGA
- a CDS encoding ComEA family DNA-binding protein yields MSHDEETEVRQRLRRLTEAAVVPPPRPGAPLGGLPVGGAAPTGVPPVGVLPSRAAGSLAEPASDGLPAESESRLVGPGAFDPGRRGVRALAVVAAVVVLAAAGWAWRSRPQSEPVVPPVSEAASAAPAADPGPSGSGELVVAVAGKVRKPGLVRLPAGSRLADAVQAAGGALPEVDVALLNPARKVTDGELIVVGVTPAPAAVGPAAGGAATPAGPLNLNTATLAQLDALPGVGPVLAQRILSHRDQHGGFKAVGDLRQVDGIGDARYEQLKDLVTV; encoded by the coding sequence GTGTCGCACGACGAGGAGACAGAGGTACGCCAGCGTCTGCGCCGGCTGACGGAGGCGGCTGTCGTGCCGCCGCCCCGGCCCGGGGCACCGCTCGGCGGCCTACCCGTGGGTGGTGCCGCGCCGACGGGCGTACCCCCGGTTGGCGTGCTGCCATCCCGGGCGGCCGGGTCGCTCGCGGAGCCGGCGTCTGATGGGCTCCCGGCCGAGTCGGAGTCGCGACTGGTCGGCCCGGGGGCGTTCGACCCGGGGCGACGCGGCGTACGGGCGTTGGCGGTTGTCGCCGCGGTGGTGGTGCTGGCGGCCGCCGGCTGGGCCTGGCGGTCCCGGCCGCAGTCGGAACCGGTCGTACCGCCGGTCAGCGAGGCCGCGTCGGCCGCTCCGGCGGCCGACCCCGGCCCGTCCGGCTCCGGTGAGCTGGTGGTGGCGGTCGCGGGCAAGGTCCGCAAGCCCGGGTTGGTACGGCTACCGGCCGGGTCCCGGCTCGCCGACGCCGTGCAGGCGGCCGGCGGCGCGTTGCCCGAGGTCGACGTGGCGCTGCTCAACCCCGCTCGCAAGGTCACCGACGGCGAGTTGATCGTGGTCGGGGTGACGCCTGCGCCGGCCGCGGTCGGCCCGGCGGCCGGCGGGGCGGCAACGCCCGCCGGTCCGCTGAACCTCAACACCGCCACGTTGGCCCAGCTCGACGCGCTGCCCGGGGTCGGGCCGGTGCTCGCCCAGCGGATCCTCAGTCACCGCGACCAGCACGGCGGGTTCAAGGCCGTCGGCGACCTGCGCCAGGTCGACGGGATCGGCGATGCCCGGTACGAGCAGCTCAAGGATCTGGTGACGGTGTGA
- a CDS encoding recombinase family protein, with amino-acid sequence MTDLAQLLATPGESLDGIAISGDEARAQLGVELYPLPVQTLRGLWVAIYLRISDDKAEDLKGVRRQAVDTIRHVLHRGAAGVVIYEENDTSAFRKKRIPLTDGEGNRYFVWRVIRPRWQAMLSSLRSGEQKAAAVHDIDRLARDPRDLEDAIELAEFVGRRFEGVTGSLDLNSDNGRAMARVMVAMANKASADTSRRTKRKHRELAEEGVPVGSQRPFGWKADKLTLEPAEASEIRTAVMKIRGGVKPTGIMADWQDRGILTPHGNTWRWSPFMSMLRNPRLCGFRSRQVREVKETGAVHDRWEIVKRADGTEVVGKWEKIIDREEWEDLVAKIGKASTPAGSYDEGGRRKYLLTGLVRCGRCPGHPNMSGGRTTVKGDQGYWRYKCESRLDGGCGGNTRHMGKVDELITKLVFQHHDRLMAAAGQTPQDPDPVDTARLAEIDELLADLYSGWKAKKVPSSDYFTMRQDLAREREELVAANAATERSAISRTVAEDVRHRWDSAPVAEKSAFLSRYLRAVIIMPIEPVWSERSRKMVRPWAFNRDLIEPVWL; translated from the coding sequence GTGACTGACCTGGCGCAACTGCTCGCCACCCCTGGCGAATCCCTGGACGGCATCGCCATCTCTGGCGACGAAGCCCGCGCTCAACTGGGCGTTGAGCTGTACCCACTGCCGGTGCAGACGCTTCGCGGCCTATGGGTTGCGATCTATCTACGCATCTCCGACGACAAGGCCGAAGACCTGAAGGGCGTGCGCCGTCAAGCGGTCGACACTATCCGGCACGTCCTGCATAGGGGCGCTGCCGGAGTAGTGATCTATGAGGAGAACGACACCAGCGCGTTCCGCAAGAAGCGGATTCCCCTCACGGACGGCGAAGGGAATCGGTACTTCGTCTGGCGAGTGATTCGGCCTCGCTGGCAGGCCATGCTGTCGTCGCTCCGCTCTGGAGAGCAGAAGGCTGCGGCTGTGCACGACATCGACCGACTGGCCCGCGACCCCCGGGACCTGGAGGACGCGATCGAGCTGGCCGAGTTCGTTGGCCGGCGCTTCGAGGGCGTCACCGGCTCACTCGACCTGAACAGTGACAACGGTCGGGCGATGGCTCGCGTGATGGTGGCGATGGCCAACAAGGCGAGCGCCGACACCTCCCGCAGGACCAAGCGGAAGCACCGGGAGCTAGCCGAGGAGGGCGTGCCAGTCGGGTCGCAGCGGCCCTTCGGGTGGAAGGCCGACAAACTCACGCTAGAGCCGGCCGAAGCGAGCGAGATCCGCACGGCAGTCATGAAGATCCGTGGGGGCGTCAAGCCCACCGGCATCATGGCCGACTGGCAGGACCGGGGCATCCTCACCCCGCACGGCAATACCTGGCGATGGTCGCCGTTCATGTCGATGCTGCGCAACCCGCGCCTCTGCGGGTTCCGCAGTCGGCAGGTGAGAGAGGTGAAGGAGACCGGAGCCGTCCACGATCGCTGGGAGATCGTGAAGAGGGCGGACGGCACCGAGGTCGTCGGGAAGTGGGAGAAGATCATCGACCGCGAGGAGTGGGAGGATCTTGTTGCGAAGATCGGCAAGGCGTCCACTCCGGCGGGCAGCTACGACGAGGGCGGCCGAAGGAAGTATCTGCTGACCGGCCTCGTCCGCTGCGGCAGGTGCCCTGGGCACCCGAATATGTCGGGCGGGCGGACGACCGTCAAGGGCGACCAGGGCTACTGGCGGTATAAGTGCGAGTCCCGGCTTGATGGCGGCTGTGGAGGCAACACGCGCCACATGGGCAAGGTCGACGAGCTGATTACCAAACTGGTATTCCAGCATCACGATCGGCTCATGGCGGCTGCGGGGCAGACGCCACAGGACCCGGACCCTGTTGACACAGCCCGACTCGCGGAGATCGACGAGCTGCTAGCCGACCTGTACTCGGGCTGGAAGGCCAAGAAGGTGCCGTCCTCGGACTACTTCACCATGCGGCAGGATCTCGCCCGAGAGCGCGAGGAGCTGGTGGCCGCGAACGCTGCCACGGAGAGGAGCGCGATCAGCCGGACGGTGGCGGAAGATGTGCGGCACCGATGGGACTCCGCCCCCGTGGCGGAGAAGTCAGCGTTCCTGTCCCGCTACCTTCGCGCAGTGATCATCATGCCGATCGAGCCGGTCTGGAGCGAGCGGAGCCGGAAGATGGTTCGGCCGTGGGCCTTCAACCGCGACCTGATCGAGCCAGTCTGGCTCTGA